The following coding sequences lie in one Mesorhizobium sp. NZP2298 genomic window:
- a CDS encoding Crp/Fnr family transcriptional regulator: protein MAARQDARQADVPAICKSCEARQGGLCGALNARQLAELAKASSRHEVLAGTELHDEGTYSNLLSGVVKLTRNLSDGRQQIVGFHFAPDFLGRPFEAKRPIKAEALTNVALCSFPRTIIDRMTSEEPELGRLLLRRALNELDEARDWMAALGRKTASEKVASFLLMFARNIDPSKHPADPISFDLPLTRGEIADFLGLTIETVSREFSRLRVDGAIRIANKRHISLASTARIEERCGN from the coding sequence ATGGCCGCCAGACAGGATGCTCGACAAGCTGATGTTCCCGCAATTTGCAAATCCTGCGAAGCGCGGCAGGGCGGGTTATGCGGCGCGCTCAATGCCCGCCAACTTGCCGAGCTGGCCAAAGCCTCGTCCAGGCATGAGGTTTTGGCAGGGACGGAACTGCACGACGAGGGAACCTACTCGAACCTGTTGTCCGGCGTGGTCAAGCTCACGAGAAATCTTTCCGATGGTCGTCAGCAGATTGTCGGGTTCCATTTCGCGCCCGATTTTCTGGGCAGGCCGTTCGAGGCGAAAAGGCCGATCAAGGCCGAAGCCTTGACGAATGTGGCGCTATGTTCGTTTCCAAGAACGATCATCGATCGAATGACAAGCGAGGAGCCGGAACTTGGACGCCTGCTGCTGAGGCGTGCGCTGAACGAACTGGACGAAGCGCGCGACTGGATGGCGGCACTGGGGCGCAAGACCGCCTCCGAAAAGGTCGCAAGCTTCCTTCTTATGTTCGCCAGAAACATCGACCCGTCCAAACACCCAGCAGACCCTATCAGCTTCGATCTGCCGCTGACACGCGGGGAGATCGCCGATTTTCTCGGCCTGACGATCGAGACGGTAAGTCGAGAATTCTCCAGGTTGCGAGTGGACGGCGCGATCCGGATCGCAAACAAGCGACACATAAGCCTCGCAAGCACAGCTCGGATCGAGGAACGCTGCGGCAACTAG
- the ccoN gene encoding cytochrome-c oxidase, cbb3-type subunit I, translated as MKFGTEIVLLSLFAFGALVAAGFGVDVPFRQHMWVLFFAVAGFTAILLRNTDFKPAAPIDPSAYMDGPIRYGAIATVFWGVVGMLVGVIIALQLAYPHLNIEPWFNFGRLRPVHTSGVVFAFGGNALICTSLYVVQRTCRARLFGGNLAWFVFWGYQLFIVMAATGYLLGITESREYAEPEWYVDIWLTVVWVAYLILFLGTILKRKEPHIYVANWFYLAFIVTIAMLHVVNNLSMPASLLGSKSYSAFSGVQDALTQWWYGHNAVGFFLTAGFLGMMYYFVPKQVNRPVYSYRLSIIHFWALIFLYIWAGPHHLHYTALPDWAQTLGMVFSIMLWMPSWGGMINGLMTLSGAWDKIRTDPIVRMMVAAIAFYGMSTFEGPMMSIKTVNSLSHYTDWTIGHVHSGALGWVGLITFGAIYHMVPKLWNRERLYSLRLVTWHFWLATLGIVVYAAVMWVSGIMQGLMWREYDEQGFLVYSFAETVAAMHPYYVMRAAGGAMYLAGMLVMAWNVTMTIRGYQREEQPLPGSAPVLQPAE; from the coding sequence ATGAAATTTGGCACGGAGATCGTCCTTTTAAGCCTGTTTGCTTTTGGTGCCCTCGTGGCCGCCGGCTTCGGCGTGGATGTCCCTTTTCGCCAGCACATGTGGGTCTTGTTCTTCGCCGTGGCCGGCTTCACAGCGATCCTGCTGCGCAATACGGATTTCAAGCCCGCGGCGCCGATCGACCCCTCCGCCTACATGGATGGTCCGATCCGCTACGGAGCCATCGCAACGGTGTTCTGGGGTGTCGTCGGCATGCTGGTCGGCGTGATCATCGCGCTGCAGCTTGCATACCCTCACCTCAACATCGAGCCCTGGTTCAATTTCGGTCGGTTGCGGCCGGTCCATACCTCCGGCGTGGTCTTTGCCTTTGGCGGCAACGCGCTGATTTGCACCTCGCTTTACGTCGTCCAACGCACCTGCCGAGCACGCCTTTTCGGCGGCAATCTCGCCTGGTTCGTCTTCTGGGGATATCAGCTTTTCATCGTCATGGCCGCGACCGGCTATCTGCTCGGCATCACCGAAAGCCGCGAATATGCCGAGCCGGAATGGTATGTCGACATCTGGCTGACGGTCGTGTGGGTCGCGTACCTGATCCTGTTCCTCGGCACCATCCTGAAGCGCAAGGAACCGCATATCTACGTCGCCAACTGGTTCTATCTCGCCTTCATCGTCACCATCGCGATGCTCCATGTCGTCAACAATCTGTCGATGCCGGCATCATTGCTGGGATCGAAGAGCTACTCGGCCTTCTCCGGCGTTCAGGACGCACTTACCCAGTGGTGGTATGGCCACAACGCGGTCGGCTTCTTCCTCACCGCCGGTTTCCTGGGCATGATGTATTATTTCGTGCCCAAGCAGGTTAATCGGCCGGTCTATTCCTACCGCCTTTCGATCATCCACTTCTGGGCACTGATCTTCCTGTACATCTGGGCGGGCCCGCATCATCTTCATTACACCGCCCTGCCCGATTGGGCGCAGACGCTGGGCATGGTGTTCTCGATCATGCTGTGGATGCCTTCCTGGGGCGGCATGATCAACGGCCTCATGACCCTCTCCGGGGCCTGGGACAAGATCCGCACTGATCCCATTGTCCGCATGATGGTTGCGGCCATCGCCTTCTACGGCATGTCGACCTTCGAAGGCCCGATGATGTCGATCAAGACGGTCAACTCGCTCTCGCACTACACGGATTGGACAATCGGCCACGTCCATTCGGGCGCGCTCGGCTGGGTCGGCCTTATCACCTTCGGCGCGATCTACCACATGGTGCCCAAGCTCTGGAACCGCGAGCGGCTCTATTCGCTGCGGCTTGTCACCTGGCACTTCTGGCTGGCGACGCTCGGCATCGTTGTCTACGCGGCAGTGATGTGGGTGTCGGGCATCATGCAGGGACTCATGTGGCGCGAGTACGACGAGCAGGGGTTCCTCGTCTACTCCTTCGCCGAGACCGTCGCTGCCATGCATCCCTACTACGTCATGCGCGCCGCGGGCGGCGCCATGTACCTCGCCGGCATGCTGGTCATGGCCTGGAACGTCACCATGACCATCCGTGGCTACCAGCGCGAAGAGCAGCCTTTGCCCGGTTCCGCCCCCGTCCTCCAGCCTGCCGAATAA
- the ccoO gene encoding cytochrome-c oxidase, cbb3-type subunit II — MGLMDKHALIEKNATLLLVGSLLVVTVGGIVEIAPLFYLDNTIEKVDGMRPYSPLELAGRNIYVREGCYLCHSQMIRPFRDEVERYGHYSLAAESMYDHPFQWGSKRTGPDLARVGDRYSNSWHVQHLTDPRSVVPESIMPGYAFLKDTPIEVKDFSTNLVANRRVGVPYSDDMISHANADLMAQADPNADTSGLESRYPKAKIGDFDGNPQQVTEMDALVAYLQMLGTLVDFRNYDEAAGYR, encoded by the coding sequence ATGGGCCTGATGGATAAACACGCGCTGATCGAGAAGAACGCCACGCTGCTTCTTGTCGGATCCCTGCTGGTTGTGACGGTCGGCGGTATCGTCGAGATCGCGCCTCTGTTCTATCTCGACAATACGATCGAGAAGGTCGATGGCATGCGGCCCTACTCGCCGCTCGAACTCGCGGGCCGCAACATCTATGTGCGCGAGGGATGCTACCTCTGCCACAGCCAGATGATCAGGCCGTTCCGGGACGAGGTGGAACGCTACGGCCATTACAGCCTGGCGGCAGAGTCGATGTACGACCATCCGTTTCAATGGGGGTCCAAGCGGACCGGACCCGATCTCGCTCGCGTCGGCGACCGCTATTCCAACAGCTGGCACGTCCAGCACCTTACGGACCCACGTTCCGTCGTGCCCGAGTCGATCATGCCGGGCTATGCGTTCCTGAAGGACACGCCGATCGAGGTGAAGGATTTCTCGACGAATCTGGTAGCGAACAGGCGCGTCGGAGTGCCCTACTCCGACGACATGATCTCCCACGCGAACGCCGACCTGATGGCGCAGGCCGATCCCAACGCCGACACATCCGGACTGGAGAGCCGCTATCCGAAAGCCAAGATCGGCGACTTCGACGGCAACCCCCAGCAGGTCACCGAGATGGATGCCCTGGTGGCTTACCTCCAGATGCTCGGCACCTTGGTCGATTTCAGGAATTACGACGAAGCAGCTGGCTACCGCTGA
- a CDS encoding cbb3-type cytochrome oxidase subunit 3 encodes MEYNLMREFADSWGLLAMALFFVGCIAFALRPGGKAHADHAARIPLKDD; translated from the coding sequence ATGGAATACAACTTGATGCGGGAGTTCGCCGACAGTTGGGGTCTGCTTGCCATGGCCCTGTTCTTTGTAGGCTGCATTGCTTTCGCGCTTCGTCCGGGTGGCAAAGCGCATGCCGATCACGCCGCACGGATTCCTCTTAAGGACGATTGA